TGATTGAGATTGATGTTGGTGTTGATACGATCTTCTTAAAACGGATTCCACTCTTGCAATCAGCTCGCCTGGCATGAATGGCTTGACAATATAATCATCGCCTCCAATTTTAAGGCCTTCCACCTTATCCCATTCCTCTCCTCTAGCGGATAAAAAAATTATAGGGATGTTCGTCTTCCGCTTCATTTCTTTGGCAAATTCGAATCCGTTCATATACGGCATCATGACATCTACAATACATAAATGGGGCTGCAGATTATACACTTTCGTCAAAGCGTCCATGCCGTCAGTCGCTTCTTCGACGGCATAACCGTCTTTTGCAAGGAAAGTGCGCACTAAATTCCTCATTTGCGGTTCATCATCTATAATTAAAATCGTATATGGCTTCATCAAAATATCCTCATTTCACAGATATAATCAATTATAATTTACTTGGTAGATGTGAAATACTTATGAACAGCTACACTTCATAGTTACTTCGCATTTACTTGATAATATCATATTAGGTTAATCCGTTTATTCAAATAGAAGAAACAGTGGAGGGAACCATCATGAAAAAGAGATACAAACTGCTTGGCCTGATCATCGGGTTAGGTATGTTATCCGCTTGCGGAAAAGATGTGGATGACGGCTCTGCAGTGGAAGTGCTGCCATTGGAAGTTGACTTGACAGTAACCGAACAGGCCGAAGTGGGCGATACAGTGAATATGGAAGCCCTCGTTACATACGGGGAGGAAAAGGTAAGTGATGCTGATAAAGTCGTCTACGAAGTGTGGGAAGAAGGGAAGAAAGACGACTCAGTCATGATCGACTCCGTCAATGAAAAGGACGGCACCTATACAGCAGAAACATCATTTGAACACGACGGAATATTCCATGTTCAAGTACATGTGGACGCAAGAGATCTGCATACGATGCCCGTGAAACAAGTGACAATCGGTAAAGGTGCACAGGCTGAAGGCGAGGAACAGGGACATGAACACGACCATGGACATGCAGAAGGTTTTGCGCTCCATTTCGTGAAGCCGGAAAATGTTGCGGCGGGTGAAGAAACGGAATTGATGACCCACTTACAGATTGACGGAAAGCCTCTTGTAGATGCGAATGTGCGTTATGAGGTTTCAAGCGATGTCCTCGGTGAAAAGCATCTTTGGATTGATGCAGAGGAAACTACACAAGGTGAATACACAGCGGTCCATCCATTCGAGCAAGCTGGGGTGTACACAGTGAAGATTCATGTGAAAAATAAAGACGGCTTGCATGAGCATGAGGAATTTACAGTAGAAGTGAAGTAAGAATTCATTCCAATTCAATCGTAATGATTGTGACTGTATCGTGAAATTCTAGTATGATGCTGCAAAGTTTACAATCGTTACGTCTGGAAGTATTGACAGGGAATCGATATGATAGAGGTAGATTCAGAAGAGGAGCGATGCATTATGAATGGATTACCAGAAAAGACTTGCTCGGTTGAACGGCTCGTCACTATTCCAGAAGATGTCGAAAGAGTATTAAAAGGTGAAAAAACCGCAACAAGACGGAATGGCGTCTATGCGTATCCAGATGAGATAATGGTGTTAGATGGAAAAGAGTTTAAAATTGATAAGCTCTACAAACAGACACTTGGTGAAATGACCGATGAACATGCGAAGCAGGAAGGGTTTGCTAACATGGAGGATTACAAGCAATCAATTCTTGCTTTGCACCCGAAAATGCCATGGCTTCCGACAATGAGCGTCTGGGTTCACGAATTCAGCCCAGTCTCAAAGTAAGATGACATGAAATACATGTATGGGACAATTGTATTTGTCCACGTCGTCTCCGCAGTCCTTGCAATCGGCCCGTTATTCCTATTGTTGCCGACAATCAAAAGGCTGCGGAACGTCGATCTTCCAACCGAAAATGCATACTTGACGATTATCAAGATTATTATCAGGCTAGTCATGCATGCCGGTCATCTGCTCGTCATTTCCGGCGCATTGCTTTTGCTGACCGGTCCATGGCCATGGTATACATCCTGGGTGATTACGACCCTTGCAATCATGCTAGCATCCGGCGTTTTCCTGTCAAGCGGATTTACAAAGGTTCTCCGAAGATATTATTTACCCAATAGCCATAAAGGGGAAATTCTGACCGTTCTGACGACGACTGCTTGGATCTATATAGGATTGATGCTCGTTATGCTTTGGCTCATGGTGCAAAAACCGATGCTTTGGTGAAATGAATACTAGATTACATAACATGAGGATGTGCAGTCGTTTGCTGCATGTCCTTTTTTATTCATTGAAAAAATACCGTGACAATTCAGTTACTAGAGTATATAATGCTCAGAAACGAAATGGGGGATTTGGATGGAGTTTGTTCAATATGAGGATGCTGAGAAATTTGCGGAGGTGGCGGAGCCGGTCATCGAGAAAAACGAGGATGTATTCAGCCTTTTCTACGGTATCTTGCAAGCGATAAAAGCGGGGAAATATGAAAATCCTTTCATGGCGGTTGTTTTGGATAGGGGAGAGGCGCTTGCTTTATTGCAGATGACCCCGCCACATCCGTTAAATCTCGTCATTGTGGATGAAAGCAGGAAGGATGAGACAATCGATTTCATCGTACGGGAATTGCGATCGGCTTCAGTGCCTGTTCCATCTATCATCAGCGTGAAACAATGGGCGATTGCATTCGCAGACGTTTGGGAGCGTCAAACAGGGAAGAAGCAAAGACTGCTCATGGATCAGGGACTTTATCGGTTGGATGAAGTTGAGGAGAAGCTAGAGATGAGCCCGGGAAGCTGGAGGTTCGCTTCCGGCGAGGATGCTCCGCTAATCGAAAAATGGTTTGCATTGTTCGAGGAAGATGCCAATCTGGATAGGACATTACCGGAGCTCATTCAAGAAAGGGTCGCGGCATTCCTCGATGCCCGGGAAGTTTTCCTATGGGAGGATGAAGGGAAAGTCGTCTCGATGATGAAGAAATCAAGACCTACAAAAAACAGCGTCACCGTGTCTCTCGTGTTTACACCGAAAGAGGAACGGAAAAAAGGTTATGCCCGCACGATGGTCGCGCAAGGTTCGAAGGAGCTATTGAAAGACTATGAATTCTGCATGCTTTATACGGATATGATGAACCCTACATCGAATAAGATTTATAAGGAAATCGGCTATAAACATATCGCGGATTCACTCCATATTGGATTCGAAAAGTAAGAATGGGGATTGCGCGCTCAAAGAGTCGTTTCCCGCGCTCAAAGAGTTGTCTCTCGCGCTCAAAGAGTCGTCAGCCGCGCTCAAAGAATCGACTCCCCTACGCCTAAATCCACCTCTTCCACATTCGAAAAAGGGTCGCCTCAACCGAAGGCGGCCCTTTCATATCATGCTTCACTCACAGAAAATATCCCCAACTTCTCAATTCTGTGGACGGCTTCTGCAATGCGCTCTTCACTTGCCAGCAGGCCGACCCGCACATAACCTTCGCCGTGCGTGCCGAAGCCGTTTCCAGGAGCAACGACGACTCCCGCCTGTTGTAGAAGAATATCCGCAAACGCCTCACTCGTATAGCCTGGCGGAACGGGCAGCCAGGCGAAGAAGGACGCTTTGGGCGCTTCTACATCCCATCCGATCCGTTTGCATTCGGCAATGAGTACATTTCTACGTCTCTCATACAATGCAGTCAGTTCACGTACACATGCCTGATCTTCTGTCAAAGCAGCAATTGCTGCATGTTGAACTGCAGGGAAAAGGCTGATGAACAAGTGATGTTGTAGTTTATTGATCGCCTCGATCATTTGGCGGTTTCCGACCGCAAAGGCGACTCTCCAGCCGGCCATGTTGTATGTCTTCGATAATGTGTACATTTCAATTCCAATCTCTTTTGCATCTTTTGCTTGCAGGAAGCTGACAGGCTTCTCACCGTCGAAACCAATTCCGCCATACGCCATGTCATGTAAAATGAAGATTTCGTTATCCTTGGCAAATGAAACCGCTTCTTCAAAGAAGGGGACGGTCGCAACTGCGCTTGTAGGGTTGTTCGGGTAATTCAAATACATGATTTTCGCTTTCTGCTTCACGTCTTCAGATAATGCATCGAAATCGGGAATGAACCCATTTTCCTTCAGGAGAGGCATCGTTACATAAGTGATGTTCGCAAGACTCACTCCCGATAAATAATCCGGGTACCCGGGATCGGGCAGCAAAAGCAGTTCGCCTTCATCCATCATCGCCAAAGGAACTTCGACAAGTCCTATTTTGGAACCACCTAGAACCGCGACTTCTGTATTCGGATCCACATCCACATCATATTCACGTTTGTAAAACTTCGAGATGGCTTCCCGGAATTCCGGAATACCGTTGAATGGCGAGTATCCGTGAGTTTCCGGACGTTCCGAAGCTTGTTGCAAAGCTTTGATTATATGAGCAGGTGTCGGCTGATCTGGGTTGCCCCTTCCTAAGTTGATAATATCCAATCCTGCAGCCTTGGCCGCATCTACTTTTTTAACTAATGAAGAAAAGAAATGGGGTGGCATGTTTCGTACACGGTTTGCAATCAACATGTAACGACCTCGTTTTCATAGTTTTTAGACTCATCTGACTATGTTGTGCTTTTATTCTACTATATGCGTCAGAGGAAACTCAACATGATTTTTTACGGGAAAGAAAAAAGCCGCCGCCCGTTTCGAAACGGGTGGCGGCTTCAATTATTCTGCTTATTATTCATAATGAACGTCAAGAGAGAAACCCAATGGTCGACCTGTCGTTGCAAGTCTATATATTCCTTGGAATCCCTTCTCAGCCGTTTATCGAGATTGGCATAGAACCGGATGATGCGGACCGGTTTCGTCTCGTCATCGATAATTATCTTCAATTCAACATTGGCAACTCTGCGGTGAATCGCCTTTTTTGCAATCGGTATCTTTTTATTGATGACCTGTACGACGGATTGGCCGAGCTCTTCGATGCGTTCCATTGTCCCGGCGGCTTCGTTCACAACGGTTTGCTGGCGTGTGCCATTTTCATAAACTTCTACCGCCAATAGTGCAGAATAAGGATAGTCAGAAAGTATGTATGGCATTTTGTGAAATGCTTTTGTTACTCGCTTGCCATCGATTAGGGGAGCAGGCTCCCAAAAATGGATTCTGCGATTCCTTTCGTCAACAGCGATCTTTGTTAGTAAATCATCAGCAATGAAAGAATGCGATTCGAAATAACTCGATGATTTCGGTTGGAAAGTGTCCATGTATTCCTTCTGGCTAGCTTTCAACTTTTCTTCCGTCCGCGTGGAAAGGGATAAAAAGAGTATTGCAAACCCGAAGAATAAGGCGGAAAAGATAAAGCCGGGAAGGAAGGCATCTCGCTTTATAAAATAAAACATGGCAGCTATTCCAATGATTGGCGCGAGACAGCCGAACCGGACATACCAATTGGATTGTGTAGAAGACAAGTGAACCCCTCATTTCAGAAATGATTAACTAGCAACACGAATAGATTTGTATTTATCATATCGGATGGAAAAACGAATAACAACATCAATAAAAAAGCTGTCCCTCCTTAAAAGGGACAGCTCATCCAAAATCAGTTCACTTGTGCAGCTTCGATCTCTTCAGTCAATTCAACGAGCTGATCAACCAATTCACCGATATACGCAATCGTATCAAGTAAAGGCTGTTCCGTCGTAATATCGACTCCCGCCATTTTGGAGAGCTCGGCAGGGGACTTCGTGCCACCTGCTTGCAATACTTTCAGCCAATCCTCAACAGCTGGTTGCCCTTCTTCCAAAATACGTTTCGAAACTTGAGTGGAAATCGTTAAGCCGGCACTGTATGTGTATGGATACAAGCCCATGTAATAATGCGGTTGGCGCATCCATGTCAATTCCGCGCCTTCGTTGATTTTCACGTCGTCTCCCCAGAATCCTTCAAGGACACCGCGCTTAAGGCTATTCAATACATTTGCATTCACACTGCCGCCTGCATCGATGCGCTCATACACTTTACGCTGGTATGCTGCTTCCAATAAGTGAGTGACGAAGTTATGGTAGTATGTCCGCGCCACGATGGAAGAAATGACCCAACGTTTGAATTTCGGATCATCCGAATTGGAAAGCAAGTGATTCGCCATCAACATTTCATTCATCGTCGAAGGTGCCTCAATGAAGTACATGGATGGACGTGAATTGAAAATGTTCTGGTGCTGGTGGGCGTTATAGAAATGTCCCGCGTGCCCTAGTTCATGCGCTAAAACGAAAACATCTTCCATGCTGCCTGTCCAGGAAATCAAAATATAAGGATGGACGCCATAAGGACTCGAACAGAATGCGCCTGTCGATTTACCCGCGTTTTGTGCAAAATCAGTCCAGCGCTCTTTATAGGACCGATCGATCATATTCATATAATCGTCACCCATGATGGCCAGCGCATCATTGATATATTTCTTGGATTCTTCAATCGTGATTTTCGGCTCATAGTTCGGATCCAATGAAATTTTCAAATCTGAGAAAGTCATCTCGTCAAGGCCGTGAACCTTCTGAAGAAGCTTTGCGTATTTGCGCATATGCGGCGCAAGATGTTTCATGATCAAATCGATTTGGCGGTCGTACATGGAGCGGTCTACTTCCTGGGTGAAGAGGAGGTATTCGAACACATCTTTATAGCCTCTAAGATCTGAAGTCGTTTTCTCCTTCTGCAAATGCATGTCGTATGTCTTTGCAGTCGTATGCTGATATTCTCTCAATTTTGCATGGAAAGCATCATAGGCAGCTCGTCTCTTTTTTGTATCAGTTTCGGACTCCCATCCGCCTTCGAATGTCGTATAGCTTAAGGGATAGTTTTCGCCGTCGACTTCAAAATCATTGAAATTCATGTCAACTAATTTTGTCGTATTGTACAATCCGTATGGGGCGTTCAGTACAGAAGAGAATGCCGCCAATGTCTTTTCCACTTCAGGATGAAGCTTATGCGGCTTTTGACGAATCAGTTCTTCAAGATAGTTTTTATACTCCTCGGATTGGTTCATCGCGTTTTCCAATAACTCACCCGACACTTCTGAAAGTTCACTTGTGAAGAATGATAGCTGGCTCCCGAGTTTGGATGCGATCGAGCCATATTTGCTAGCGCGCATTTGCGCTTCATCATTCGTTTGGTCCACACTATGCGCTAGGCTTGTGTATGTTCCGATCGGCACCATTTTGCCCATGAGGGAAGCATATCCATCTAAAGCTTCGATGATGGTTTTCTCATCATTGATGTTTCCCTTAAAGCGCTCTTCGAAGGATACGACTTCACTTTCGAGCTGTTCAATCGCTGCATTATAGTCCTCTTCAGTTTTAAATAGGTCTTCCAAGTTCCATGTTTCTTCAGTGTTCACTGCTGAACGTGGCGGTAAATTTTTTACCATTCTCATCTCTCCCTTTTATTACGGATGTCGAACTAATGAATAGTATATAGCAAACTTATAGAAAAGTAAAAATGAATAGTTATTTCTGTGATCAATGATATTTCTTCACTTTCTCGCAAGCCGTTCGATTTCATCGGCGACTACGAAAGCGAGGTCTTCATTGCCGAAAAGTTGAAGGACATCGAGCATCGTTTCATTGTCTATATGAAGGTCGTCAAATCCGTCATCGTCTTCAATTACTTCTTGTAATGCCGTGTTTGCTACTTGTTCGGGATACGCTTTTTTGTAGAGCAGTTGAGGATCCAATTCATTGTTTGCGCACCATTGCACGAACAGGCGAATCATCAGCGTTTCATCCTCCCTGTATTTCTGTATGATTTGTTCATCGATATTTCTGAATTCCATTTCCATCCCTCCGGTGATAAGTTATGATTCTAAGTATATATGAAATGGGGGATTTCAATCATGAAACGAGTCGATGTTGTTTATTCAGCCATCCTAAAAGAGGGAAAAGTGCTTATGGTGAAGAATAGGAAATATGATAACTGGACCTTGCCAGGCGGTGGCGTTGAAAAAGGGGAGACGTTGGAACAGGCAGCGCAGCGTGAAGCTTGGGAGGAAACCGGCCTGACGGTCAGAATCGGGAGTTTGCTGACGGTAAACGAGGCATTCAGGCAGAAGGAAAATAACCATGTTTTGTTTTTCACGTTTATGGCGGAAGTGGTGGAAGGTGAAGTGGAAATCAAAGATAAAGGCGGCATTTT
The sequence above is drawn from the Sporosarcina luteola genome and encodes:
- a CDS encoding response regulator transcription factor, translating into MKPYTILIIDDEPQMRNLVRTFLAKDGYAVEEATDGMDALTKVYNLQPHLCIVDVMMPYMNGFEFAKEMKRKTNIPIIFLSARGEEWDKVEGLKIGGDDYIVKPFMPGELIARVESVLRRSYQHQHQSQSLLTVGPLVIDHLAHKVTLNNEPISLTVKEFGILETLARKPGRVYTREQLLSLVWGDRHKSTDRTIDTHIKTLRLKLGEAESMIETVWGIGYKLEVK
- a CDS encoding FixH family protein yields the protein MKKRYKLLGLIIGLGMLSACGKDVDDGSAVEVLPLEVDLTVTEQAEVGDTVNMEALVTYGEEKVSDADKVVYEVWEEGKKDDSVMIDSVNEKDGTYTAETSFEHDGIFHVQVHVDARDLHTMPVKQVTIGKGAQAEGEEQGHEHDHGHAEGFALHFVKPENVAAGEETELMTHLQIDGKPLVDANVRYEVSSDVLGEKHLWIDAEETTQGEYTAVHPFEQAGVYTVKIHVKNKDGLHEHEEFTVEVK
- a CDS encoding ASCH domain-containing protein codes for the protein MNGLPEKTCSVERLVTIPEDVERVLKGEKTATRRNGVYAYPDEIMVLDGKEFKIDKLYKQTLGEMTDEHAKQEGFANMEDYKQSILALHPKMPWLPTMSVWVHEFSPVSK
- a CDS encoding GNAT family N-acetyltransferase, whose translation is MEFVQYEDAEKFAEVAEPVIEKNEDVFSLFYGILQAIKAGKYENPFMAVVLDRGEALALLQMTPPHPLNLVIVDESRKDETIDFIVRELRSASVPVPSIISVKQWAIAFADVWERQTGKKQRLLMDQGLYRLDEVEEKLEMSPGSWRFASGEDAPLIEKWFALFEEDANLDRTLPELIQERVAAFLDAREVFLWEDEGKVVSMMKKSRPTKNSVTVSLVFTPKEERKKGYARTMVAQGSKELLKDYEFCMLYTDMMNPTSNKIYKEIGYKHIADSLHIGFEK
- a CDS encoding pyridoxal phosphate-dependent aminotransferase; this translates as MLIANRVRNMPPHFFSSLVKKVDAAKAAGLDIINLGRGNPDQPTPAHIIKALQQASERPETHGYSPFNGIPEFREAISKFYKREYDVDVDPNTEVAVLGGSKIGLVEVPLAMMDEGELLLLPDPGYPDYLSGVSLANITYVTMPLLKENGFIPDFDALSEDVKQKAKIMYLNYPNNPTSAVATVPFFEEAVSFAKDNEIFILHDMAYGGIGFDGEKPVSFLQAKDAKEIGIEMYTLSKTYNMAGWRVAFAVGNRQMIEAINKLQHHLFISLFPAVQHAAIAALTEDQACVRELTALYERRRNVLIAECKRIGWDVEAPKASFFAWLPVPPGYTSEAFADILLQQAGVVVAPGNGFGTHGEGYVRVGLLASEERIAEAVHRIEKLGIFSVSEA
- the pepF gene encoding oligoendopeptidase F, which translates into the protein MVKNLPPRSAVNTEETWNLEDLFKTEEDYNAAIEQLESEVVSFEERFKGNINDEKTIIEALDGYASLMGKMVPIGTYTSLAHSVDQTNDEAQMRASKYGSIASKLGSQLSFFTSELSEVSGELLENAMNQSEEYKNYLEELIRQKPHKLHPEVEKTLAAFSSVLNAPYGLYNTTKLVDMNFNDFEVDGENYPLSYTTFEGGWESETDTKKRRAAYDAFHAKLREYQHTTAKTYDMHLQKEKTTSDLRGYKDVFEYLLFTQEVDRSMYDRQIDLIMKHLAPHMRKYAKLLQKVHGLDEMTFSDLKISLDPNYEPKITIEESKKYINDALAIMGDDYMNMIDRSYKERWTDFAQNAGKSTGAFCSSPYGVHPYILISWTGSMEDVFVLAHELGHAGHFYNAHQHQNIFNSRPSMYFIEAPSTMNEMLMANHLLSNSDDPKFKRWVISSIVARTYYHNFVTHLLEAAYQRKVYERIDAGGSVNANVLNSLKRGVLEGFWGDDVKINEGAELTWMRQPHYYMGLYPYTYSAGLTISTQVSKRILEEGQPAVEDWLKVLQAGGTKSPAELSKMAGVDITTEQPLLDTIAYIGELVDQLVELTEEIEAAQVN
- a CDS encoding NUDIX hydrolase codes for the protein MKRVDVVYSAILKEGKVLMVKNRKYDNWTLPGGGVEKGETLEQAAQREAWEETGLTVRIGSLLTVNEAFRQKENNHVLFFTFMAEVVEGEVEIKDKGGILEAGWKDLSFANEAMPYYESGIEKLLETSIAYTFQGVQA